A single window of Pseudomonas lutea DNA harbors:
- a CDS encoding lipase family protein, which yields MKDRKHQTDIFCTYKPVAIGPQKTHWVEFQLVDELGEPLANLPWRVVNQAVRDGCVAEYSGSTDAQGVIRLEALYPLDVTLLMPATPLAEVLQQRRLRAVRPEPERPAVSDSKPLYGVQRPGFSPVETQAIELGHAYHYLRIGQLCDQLPTFNPSWPELAPAPAYHFPDAGFSGFTVPYEALNTRHVLEVCPLRAWSLVLHHDETQYSLANAYNLGLMSILSYSNEDIAQHGSPDEFFGRQCLDLSRTPRVWDGGKNWACLVTDVPFDGRYITWTRMNTATAVPPEGDTQLFTVSNPAHVLVAWRGTDFDRIHAPDLATDLTFRPVEPLLKAGCAPSVTCADMALEGRVHLGFQRAFKAAMKCYAGHLTQDLPQSIEGRKLYICGHSLGGALGLIHAATLKNYRPLLYTYGMPRTFTINALKGLTEFAHFRHVNDTDTIPSVPPEADLDNELYRLYGPLGTTLGFTWSMGQALATNVVKFGDPYGHHGEIAMLYRVDQHMQSRGSSYPAYRSKDGLGAPYYNTIKTRLPERPNLYLVPSLNKAESEMAGQSQLNFIGGLDPNTLNRIFVENKNMKPGGLLGIGNHMMGQYMMHISNRLRAAIEPKRKPPLAAQAEIERFKQQMEKHGSTSPKDEHKRNCWFLSMHEKVGATLKVTKEMEGGMVALQRFDAVASLSGALNE from the coding sequence ATGAAAGACCGAAAGCACCAGACGGACATATTTTGCACCTACAAGCCTGTGGCCATCGGCCCGCAGAAAACCCATTGGGTTGAATTTCAACTGGTGGACGAACTCGGCGAGCCGCTGGCTAATCTGCCATGGCGGGTGGTCAATCAGGCAGTGCGGGATGGCTGCGTCGCGGAGTACTCGGGGAGCACTGATGCCCAGGGCGTGATTCGACTTGAGGCGCTTTACCCCCTCGACGTGACACTGCTGATGCCTGCGACGCCGTTGGCTGAAGTTCTCCAACAGCGGCGCTTGCGAGCGGTGAGGCCTGAGCCCGAGCGGCCCGCTGTCAGTGACAGCAAACCTCTGTACGGCGTTCAGCGCCCGGGGTTTTCACCGGTGGAAACGCAGGCGATTGAGCTGGGGCATGCCTATCACTACCTGCGAATAGGGCAGCTGTGTGATCAGCTGCCGACGTTTAATCCGTCATGGCCAGAGCTCGCTCCAGCGCCGGCCTACCATTTTCCAGACGCTGGGTTTTCGGGGTTTACGGTGCCTTATGAAGCACTGAACACCCGGCATGTATTGGAAGTTTGCCCGCTGCGTGCGTGGTCGTTGGTGCTGCATCATGACGAGACTCAGTACAGCCTGGCGAATGCCTACAACCTGGGGCTGATGAGTATCTTGTCGTACAGCAATGAAGACATAGCTCAGCATGGTTCTCCAGACGAGTTCTTCGGACGGCAGTGCCTGGACCTGTCACGGACCCCGCGAGTATGGGATGGGGGTAAAAATTGGGCCTGCCTTGTCACTGACGTTCCGTTCGATGGTAGATATATTACCTGGACCAGGATGAATACTGCGACCGCAGTGCCTCCGGAGGGAGATACCCAGCTTTTCACCGTTTCAAACCCCGCTCACGTCCTGGTGGCATGGCGAGGAACCGACTTCGACCGGATCCATGCTCCTGATCTAGCAACAGATCTTACATTTCGCCCTGTGGAGCCCTTGCTAAAAGCCGGTTGTGCACCATCCGTAACCTGCGCAGATATGGCACTTGAGGGGCGAGTGCACCTGGGGTTTCAGAGAGCCTTCAAGGCTGCGATGAAGTGTTATGCGGGCCATCTCACGCAAGATCTGCCTCAAAGTATTGAGGGGAGAAAGCTTTATATTTGTGGACATAGCCTCGGCGGTGCGCTGGGATTGATTCATGCAGCTACGCTCAAGAACTATAGACCACTCCTGTACACCTACGGCATGCCACGCACGTTTACCATCAACGCGCTAAAGGGGTTGACTGAGTTTGCCCACTTTCGACACGTTAATGACACCGACACTATTCCAAGCGTGCCACCTGAGGCAGATTTGGATAACGAGCTGTACAGGCTCTACGGCCCTTTAGGCACGACTTTGGGTTTCACTTGGTCGATGGGCCAAGCCTTGGCAACTAATGTCGTCAAATTCGGTGATCCTTACGGCCATCATGGCGAGATTGCCATGCTTTACCGGGTAGATCAGCATATGCAAAGCCGTGGTTCCTCTTATCCCGCGTATCGGAGTAAGGATGGTCTAGGTGCGCCCTACTACAACACCATAAAAACCCGGCTACCCGAGCGGCCAAACCTTTATCTAGTCCCGAGTCTTAACAAAGCAGAAAGTGAGATGGCCGGACAGTCTCAACTCAACTTTATTGGCGGCCTAGACCCCAACACGCTCAACCGTATCTTTGTAGAGAATAAAAATATGAAGCCTGGAGGGCTGTTAGGTATCGGCAACCACATGATGGGCCAATATATGATGCATATAAGCAATCGCCTACGCGCGGCTATTGAACCCAAACGGAAACCGCCGCTGGCAGCACAAGCCGAAATTGAACGTTTTAAGCAGCAGATGGAAAAGCATGGCAGCACTTCGCCGAAAGATGAACATAAGCGTAATTGCTGGTTTCTGTCGATGCATGAGAAGGTCGGTGCAACATTGAAGGTGACTAAAGAGATGGAGGGCGGAATGGTCGCGCTGCAACGCTTCGATGCAGTTGCGAGCCTATCGGGAGCGTTAAATGAATAG
- a CDS encoding type VI secretion system Vgr family protein, with amino-acid sequence MNDTIARFFDHSRHKLAVHGLAVPLDVLAFEGEEQLSQPFLYRIEFTSVERDIAADQILGKSAQFSLHAAPHTLPKAIRGLPGPKVQALRTLHGVITGFKRLSGSADEARYEVTLQPLLALLGRGKQFRIYQHQSVPEIVESILRTRHDFEGQDFRFTLVREYPRREQVMQYGESDLAFISRLLAEVGIWYRFTNDERLGLAVVEFHDDQRHYVKPRISLPYRPQSGLGSSGEDGVWQLQANHEVVEKNIHFRAYHPRDARAWLDGSVDQTRGDTTTYGEAYHYAEPYTALGDKLDQDEDLLGESGFFYGRLRHERYLNNQTRLSGVCSSAFLGLAQVLDISGGAPQAFEPGAVVTRLLLRAARDRSFELSFEAIPYSESLCFRPPLLEKPKMAGTVPARVTSSLANDPYSHIDSEGRYKVSFLFDRDSWKPGQESLWLRLARPYAGDTHGLHLPLICGTEVAIAFEQGDPDRPYIAHALHDSRHPDHVTLLRRDYTRNVLRTPANNKLRMEDERGKEHSKLSTEHSGKTQLNLGHLVDDEKLKRGEGFELRTDGRGAIRAGDGLFISADEQTKAHGQHLDMDAAVEQLESALSLARSMAQAARSAQTTPADTSSQASLAAALTHLREPGILLHAPAGIGLVTPEAIAISSGSESVAITSSRSTDISAGRNITGTAEGAISLCAVTQGLQFKAVQNDIQLHAQTGALHALANDDIKIESLTGRVEISAPNELVLTCGGAFIRIKDGEIELGAPGNIYHRAVYVQKAGATTLTTPATPIPPGYAAGYTLSGPDNGYAPFARYLITTQEGERFSGVTDKDGRTIPVHTLLPGNVVIEFPDEKHDEP; translated from the coding sequence ATGAACGACACCATCGCACGTTTCTTCGATCACAGCCGCCACAAGTTGGCAGTTCATGGCCTCGCTGTGCCCCTTGATGTTTTGGCGTTCGAGGGCGAAGAACAGCTGAGCCAGCCGTTTCTTTACCGCATCGAATTTACCTCCGTTGAGCGCGACATTGCGGCCGATCAAATCCTCGGCAAGAGCGCCCAGTTCAGCCTGCATGCCGCCCCGCATACCTTGCCCAAAGCCATTCGGGGCTTGCCGGGGCCGAAGGTCCAGGCGTTGCGCACGCTGCATGGTGTCATTACCGGTTTCAAGCGGCTCTCGGGTTCGGCGGATGAAGCACGTTATGAAGTGACCTTGCAGCCGCTGCTGGCCTTGCTCGGGCGTGGCAAGCAATTCCGGATCTACCAGCACCAGTCGGTGCCGGAGATCGTTGAGAGCATCTTGCGCACGCGGCATGATTTCGAGGGGCAGGATTTCCGGTTCACCCTTGTGCGCGAGTATCCACGTCGCGAGCAGGTGATGCAGTACGGCGAGAGTGATCTGGCCTTTATTTCGCGGCTGCTCGCAGAGGTGGGGATCTGGTACCGGTTCACCAACGACGAGCGACTGGGCCTTGCGGTGGTCGAGTTTCATGACGATCAGCGCCACTACGTCAAGCCGCGGATCAGTCTTCCGTATCGCCCTCAGTCCGGTTTGGGAAGCAGTGGCGAGGATGGCGTCTGGCAGTTGCAGGCGAATCATGAGGTGGTCGAAAAGAACATTCACTTTCGGGCTTATCACCCTCGCGATGCCCGTGCATGGCTGGACGGTTCGGTGGATCAGACGCGGGGGGATACGACGACTTATGGTGAGGCGTATCACTATGCCGAGCCCTATACCGCGCTCGGCGACAAGCTTGATCAGGATGAGGACCTGCTGGGGGAAAGCGGGTTTTTCTATGGGCGGTTGCGGCATGAGCGGTATCTGAATAATCAAACCCGGCTGAGTGGTGTTTGTAGCAGTGCGTTTTTGGGGTTGGCGCAGGTGCTCGACATTTCAGGTGGCGCGCCCCAAGCGTTTGAACCGGGTGCGGTTGTTACTCGATTGCTACTGCGTGCCGCGCGGGACCGCAGTTTCGAGCTGAGCTTTGAGGCGATTCCCTATTCGGAAAGCCTGTGCTTCCGACCGCCGTTGCTGGAAAAACCAAAGATGGCCGGGACTGTTCCGGCCCGTGTGACCAGTTCGCTGGCCAATGACCCCTACAGCCACATCGACAGTGAAGGCCGCTACAAGGTCAGCTTCTTATTCGACCGCGACAGCTGGAAGCCGGGTCAGGAGAGCCTGTGGTTGCGTTTGGCCAGACCTTATGCCGGCGACACTCATGGCCTGCACCTGCCGCTGATCTGCGGCACCGAAGTGGCGATTGCGTTTGAACAAGGCGACCCCGACCGGCCGTACATCGCCCACGCTTTGCACGACAGCCGACATCCCGACCACGTCACGTTGCTGCGCCGGGATTACACCCGCAATGTCTTGCGTACCCCGGCCAACAACAAACTGCGCATGGAGGACGAGCGCGGCAAAGAGCACAGCAAGCTCAGCACCGAACACAGCGGCAAGACCCAGCTGAATCTCGGGCATCTGGTCGATGACGAGAAGCTCAAGCGTGGTGAAGGGTTTGAACTGCGCACCGATGGCCGGGGTGCGATTCGGGCCGGGGATGGACTGTTTATCAGTGCGGATGAACAGACCAAGGCGCACGGTCAGCACCTCGACATGGACGCTGCAGTCGAGCAACTCGAAAGCGCATTGTCGTTGGCCCGGTCCATGGCTCAGGCCGCGCGGAGTGCGCAAACGACGCCGGCTGACACCTCCAGCCAGGCAAGCCTCGCTGCCGCGCTGACCCACCTTCGCGAGCCGGGCATATTGCTGCATGCCCCGGCAGGCATTGGGCTGGTCACGCCCGAGGCCATCGCCATTTCGTCAGGCAGCGAAAGCGTCGCCATCACATCGTCACGCTCAACCGATATCAGCGCCGGGCGCAACATCACCGGCACTGCTGAGGGGGCGATCAGCCTGTGTGCCGTTACCCAGGGCCTCCAATTCAAGGCGGTGCAGAACGACATTCAACTTCACGCCCAAACCGGCGCACTGCACGCACTGGCCAACGACGACATCAAGATCGAGAGCCTGACAGGCAGGGTCGAGATCAGCGCGCCAAACGAGCTGGTTCTGACCTGCGGCGGCGCATTCATCCGCATCAAGGATGGCGAAATCGAGCTAGGCGCGCCGGGCAACATCTATCACCGGGCCGTCTATGTGCAGAAAGCCGGTGCCACCACACTGACAACCCCCGCAACGCCGATACCGCCGGGCTATGCCGCTGGCTACACCCTCAGCGGCCCGGATAACGGTTACGCCCCCTTCGCCCGTTACCTGATCACCACCCAAGAGGGCGAGCGCTTCTCCGGCGTGACCGACAAGGACGGCAGAACCATCCCGGTTCACACGCTGCTGCCGGGGAACGTAGTGATCGAGTTTCCCGATGAAAAGCACGATGAGCCGTGA
- the tssH gene encoding type VI secretion system ATPase TssH produces the protein MAQSSSGLLRRLNPFCAHALSAAATLCQSRGHGHITIEHWLLKLLGQGDGDLVLIGRRYEWDIDALWRGLLDHLDSLPRSVQVRPQLCDKLQLLIKNAWLRASMEEDNQQLRSADVLAALIESPKLLACVDAWPLLSVSDVQLRHLLPVLDQHSDERQQPPECLDLTPNAPPKACGGEPGNPALARFTQDITDKARRGEIDPVLGRDDEIRQVIDILSRRRKNNPILVGEPGVGKTALVEGLALRIVAGNVPASLKPVSVRTLDLGLLQAGAGVKGEFEQRLKDVIEAVQQAEHPVLLFIDEAHTLIGAGNQAGGADAANLLKPALARGELRTIAATTWGEYKQYFERDPALERRFQTVKVDEPDDATAMVMLRGLKARYASHHGVHIEDTAIQAAVLLSRRYLPGRQLPDKAVDLLDTASARVRMSLDCQPQPLVTLKALQCALEQERQALEEDARINGRNADERLAAIAAQLAAHGAALASLERQHGDELELSNRLLAARHADVDDAEAYAAVQAQLKAVQGDAPLLSLDVDARSVAQVIADWTGVPLSSLLKDEQSSLLMLEQTLADRVIGQDRALTAMAQRLRAAKTGLTEEHAPLGVFLLVGSSGIGKTETALALADTLFGGDKSLITLNLSEYQEAHTVSQLKGAPPGYVGYGQGGVLTEAVRQRPYSVVLLDEVEKAHRDVLNLFYQVFDRGFMRDGEGREIDFRNTVIVMTSNLGSDLLQDFVQDHPDASDGELHEQLRPVLRKHFQPALLARFQTLIYRPLEAAALKRIVALKLGKVAARLNRHYGLDCQVDPRLHDALVDACLLPDSGARNIDSLLNQQILPVLSQQLLQRQAAQLVTRGVRLGHCEVAGITLDFVGDVALAEGE, from the coding sequence ATGGCACAGAGCTCTTCAGGTTTGCTTCGCCGCCTCAACCCATTTTGCGCCCACGCGCTCAGCGCGGCGGCGACGCTGTGTCAAAGCCGCGGGCACGGCCACATCACCATTGAGCATTGGCTGTTGAAACTGCTGGGGCAGGGCGATGGCGATCTGGTGCTGATCGGCCGGCGTTACGAGTGGGACATCGACGCGCTGTGGCGCGGGCTGCTCGACCACCTGGACAGCCTGCCGCGCAGCGTGCAAGTCCGGCCGCAGCTGTGCGACAAATTGCAGTTGCTGATCAAGAACGCCTGGCTGCGCGCCTCGATGGAAGAGGACAACCAGCAACTGCGCTCGGCCGACGTACTCGCCGCGCTGATCGAGAGCCCCAAGCTGTTGGCCTGCGTCGATGCCTGGCCGCTGCTGAGCGTGAGCGATGTGCAGCTGCGTCACCTGCTGCCGGTGCTCGACCAGCACTCTGACGAGCGCCAACAGCCGCCAGAGTGTCTGGACCTGACCCCGAATGCACCACCTAAGGCGTGTGGCGGCGAGCCGGGGAATCCGGCGCTGGCAAGGTTCACCCAGGACATCACCGACAAGGCGCGCAGGGGAGAAATCGACCCGGTGCTGGGCCGTGACGACGAGATTCGTCAGGTCATCGACATCCTCAGCCGGCGACGCAAGAACAACCCGATTCTGGTGGGCGAGCCGGGGGTGGGTAAGACGGCGCTGGTCGAAGGCCTGGCCTTGCGCATCGTTGCGGGTAACGTGCCTGCCAGCCTGAAACCGGTCAGCGTACGCACCTTGGACCTGGGCCTTTTGCAAGCGGGCGCCGGCGTCAAAGGTGAGTTCGAGCAGCGTCTCAAGGACGTGATCGAAGCCGTGCAGCAGGCCGAACACCCCGTGCTGCTGTTCATCGACGAAGCGCACACCTTGATCGGCGCCGGCAATCAGGCTGGCGGTGCCGACGCCGCCAATTTGCTGAAACCGGCGTTGGCGCGTGGCGAACTGCGCACCATCGCCGCCACCACCTGGGGTGAGTACAAGCAGTACTTCGAGCGTGACCCGGCGCTGGAAAGGCGCTTTCAGACCGTCAAGGTCGACGAGCCGGACGATGCCACCGCGATGGTCATGCTGCGCGGCTTGAAGGCGCGCTACGCCAGCCACCACGGCGTGCACATCGAAGACACCGCCATCCAGGCCGCCGTGCTGCTGTCGCGCCGTTATCTGCCCGGTCGGCAACTGCCGGACAAAGCCGTCGACCTGCTCGACACCGCCAGCGCCCGGGTGCGCATGAGCCTGGATTGCCAGCCGCAACCCCTTGTCACCCTCAAAGCGCTGCAGTGCGCACTGGAACAGGAGCGCCAGGCGCTGGAGGAGGACGCGCGCATCAATGGGCGCAACGCCGACGAGCGTCTGGCCGCCATCGCCGCGCAGCTTGCCGCCCATGGCGCAGCGCTGGCGAGCCTGGAGCGCCAGCACGGCGACGAGCTCGAATTATCCAACCGATTGCTTGCCGCACGCCATGCCGACGTGGACGACGCTGAGGCGTACGCGGCCGTGCAGGCGCAGCTCAAGGCGGTGCAGGGCGACGCGCCGCTGCTGTCGCTGGACGTTGACGCACGCAGTGTCGCGCAAGTGATCGCGGATTGGACCGGCGTGCCGCTGAGCAGCCTGCTCAAGGACGAACAGTCCAGCCTGCTGATGCTGGAGCAAACGCTGGCGGATCGGGTAATCGGTCAGGACCGCGCCTTGACGGCGATGGCGCAACGGCTGCGCGCCGCAAAAACCGGGCTTACCGAAGAGCATGCGCCGCTGGGCGTGTTCCTGCTGGTCGGCAGCAGCGGCATCGGCAAGACCGAAACGGCCCTGGCACTGGCCGACACGCTGTTCGGTGGTGACAAATCCCTGATCACCCTGAACCTGTCCGAGTACCAGGAAGCCCACACCGTCAGCCAGCTCAAAGGCGCGCCGCCCGGTTATGTCGGTTACGGGCAAGGCGGGGTGCTCACCGAAGCCGTGCGCCAGCGCCCCTATAGCGTGGTGCTGCTCGACGAAGTGGAAAAAGCCCACCGCGACGTGCTCAACCTGTTCTACCAAGTGTTTGATCGCGGCTTCATGCGCGACGGCGAAGGTCGCGAAATCGACTTTCGCAACACGGTCATCGTCATGACCTCGAACCTGGGCAGTGACCTGCTGCAGGACTTTGTTCAGGACCACCCCGACGCATCCGACGGCGAACTTCACGAACAGCTGCGGCCGGTGTTGCGCAAGCATTTCCAGCCGGCCCTGCTGGCGCGCTTCCAGACCCTCATCTACCGGCCACTTGAGGCTGCGGCGCTCAAGCGCATCGTCGCCCTCAAGCTGGGCAAGGTCGCCGCCCGTTTAAACCGGCATTACGGACTCGACTGCCAGGTGGACCCGCGCCTGCACGACGCGCTGGTCGACGCCTGCCTGCTGCCGGACAGCGGCGCCCGAAACATCGACAGCCTGCTCAATCAACAAATTTTGCCGGTGCTCAGTCAGCAACTGTTGCAGCGCCAGGCGGCGCAATTGGTCACCCGTGGCGTGCGGCTGGGCCACTGTGAAGTCGCGGGTATCACCTTGGACTTTGTCGGTGACGTAGCGCTGGCGGAGGGCGAATGA
- a CDS encoding Hcp family type VI secretion system effector, whose protein sequence is MAIPVYLWLKDDGGADIKGSVNVQSREGSVEIVAQDHSVYIPTDNNTGKLTGARVHTPFLFTKEIDASSPYLYKAVGTGQTLKSAEFKWYRIDDAGQEVEYFNTLLENVKVVRVAPKMHDVKDPAKEKHNHLEMIELRYEKVTWTYKDGNIIHSDSWNERQTA, encoded by the coding sequence ATGGCTATTCCCGTTTACCTCTGGCTCAAAGATGACGGCGGCGCCGACATCAAAGGTTCGGTCAACGTGCAGTCCCGGGAGGGCAGCGTCGAAATCGTCGCCCAGGACCACAGCGTGTACATCCCCACCGACAACAACACCGGCAAATTGACCGGCGCGCGAGTCCACACGCCGTTTCTGTTCACCAAGGAAATCGATGCCAGCAGCCCGTACCTGTACAAGGCCGTCGGCACCGGGCAGACCCTGAAAAGCGCGGAGTTCAAGTGGTACCGCATCGACGACGCCGGCCAGGAAGTCGAGTACTTCAACACCCTGCTTGAGAACGTCAAGGTTGTTCGCGTCGCGCCAAAAATGCACGACGTCAAAGACCCGGCCAAGGAAAAGCACAACCACCTGGAGATGATCGAGCTGCGCTACGAGAAGGTCACCTGGACCTACAAGGACGGCAACATCATTCACTCCGATTCCTGGAACGAACGACAGACCGCCTGA
- a CDS encoding OmpA family protein yields MALNLMRGLVLWCGCLALVLIGVLPLSPGAQAVSGAIALALVVAAWVFAGRRSASVGASLSVAAWRSLPGVAYGQPVVLVCGEHLALLGPRNREVADGAVEHSQIRLTPNGCYISVPAVETLPSQVAALLTARPQWRSQLSVMCIVNPAHCADTAELAGQLRALEHQLSIIRSRALALPLWVVSCQPAQQSARHPGATGLGRHDADSVTRPLWFSWEAGSASARVRGDGSCVSAEDWQRQAADPKACAERLRTTVQMNAGAAWLAQFVAPYFTRTGRHHTPLPVAYVIHRGAGLPPAVPGNVWQQWLQAKTALRAAPTLAAQDDCAMPLPDPLLELLPRHNGHSAVRRATVVGLWLAAFTVIVAMSSSARQNTLLLRQVGDDLRRFASITHTAGRGAQAAAQRDAALNVLHQHARRLDDYYRYGEPASLGLGLYRAEQLRIPVWAAIGNYRPAAEMTTRAPEPVRLDTLSLFHIGSAELKADSTQILINALVGIKARPGWLIVVTGHTDATGSVQHNLRLSRDRAASVRDWMQRMGGIPGSCFAVQGFGATQPIASNDTEQGRRANRRVDIRLVPEEGACGSLSAGAGLANPSPIAAFEN; encoded by the coding sequence ATGGCCCTCAACCTGATGCGTGGTCTTGTCCTATGGTGCGGATGCCTTGCGCTCGTGCTGATCGGCGTGTTGCCCCTGAGCCCTGGTGCGCAGGCGGTCTCAGGGGCGATTGCCCTGGCGCTGGTCGTCGCGGCGTGGGTCTTTGCAGGTCGGCGCTCGGCGAGTGTTGGCGCGTCGCTGTCTGTCGCGGCGTGGCGGTCTTTGCCCGGCGTTGCGTATGGCCAGCCGGTGGTGCTGGTGTGCGGGGAACACCTGGCGCTGTTGGGTCCTCGCAATCGTGAAGTTGCCGACGGTGCAGTCGAGCACAGCCAAATCCGCCTCACGCCCAACGGCTGTTACATCAGCGTACCGGCGGTGGAAACGCTGCCTTCGCAGGTCGCCGCCTTGCTGACAGCGCGTCCGCAATGGCGGTCACAGTTGAGCGTTATGTGCATCGTCAACCCAGCACATTGCGCCGACACCGCCGAGCTGGCCGGGCAGCTCCGGGCGCTGGAGCACCAGCTTTCGATCATCCGCAGCCGTGCCCTGGCGTTGCCATTGTGGGTGGTGAGCTGTCAGCCGGCACAGCAGAGCGCACGTCACCCTGGCGCGACCGGCCTTGGCCGGCATGATGCCGATTCCGTGACCCGACCGCTCTGGTTCAGCTGGGAGGCAGGCAGTGCCTCTGCACGGGTGCGCGGCGACGGCAGCTGCGTCAGCGCCGAGGACTGGCAGCGTCAGGCGGCTGATCCCAAAGCCTGCGCCGAACGGCTGCGCACCACCGTGCAGATGAATGCCGGCGCGGCATGGCTGGCGCAGTTCGTGGCCCCGTATTTCACCCGCACCGGTCGCCATCACACGCCATTGCCAGTGGCCTACGTCATCCACCGCGGGGCGGGCTTGCCGCCGGCGGTCCCGGGCAATGTCTGGCAACAGTGGCTGCAGGCGAAAACGGCGTTGCGTGCAGCCCCGACCCTTGCGGCGCAAGACGACTGCGCGATGCCGCTGCCGGACCCTCTGTTGGAGCTGCTGCCCCGGCACAACGGCCACAGCGCAGTGCGCCGCGCCACGGTGGTGGGCTTATGGCTGGCAGCGTTCACGGTCATCGTCGCAATGTCGAGTTCGGCGCGGCAGAACACCCTGCTGTTGCGTCAGGTCGGTGATGACCTGCGCCGCTTCGCCTCCATCACCCACACCGCCGGCCGAGGTGCGCAGGCCGCGGCGCAACGTGATGCAGCGCTGAACGTGCTGCACCAGCACGCTCGCCGCCTGGACGACTACTACCGCTACGGCGAGCCGGCCTCACTGGGGCTGGGGCTATACCGCGCAGAGCAACTGAGGATTCCGGTCTGGGCGGCGATCGGCAATTACCGGCCAGCCGCCGAGATGACCACACGTGCGCCTGAACCGGTGCGGCTGGACACGCTCTCGCTGTTTCACATCGGTTCAGCCGAGCTCAAGGCTGACTCCACGCAGATCTTGATCAACGCACTGGTGGGCATCAAGGCCCGACCGGGCTGGTTGATCGTCGTCACCGGTCACACCGACGCCACAGGCAGTGTGCAGCACAACCTGCGCCTGTCCCGCGACCGGGCCGCTTCCGTGCGCGACTGGATGCAGCGCATGGGCGGCATTCCCGGCAGTTGTTTCGCCGTTCAGGGCTTCGGCGCCACGCAGCCGATCGCCAGCAATGACACCGAACAGGGACGCAGGGCCAACCGCCGCGTCGACATCCGTCTGGTTCCGGAAGAGGGGGCCTGCGGGTCGCTTTCCGCCGGGGCCGGACTGGCTAACCCGTCGCCTATCGCGGCATTCGAAAACTGA
- the tssL gene encoding type VI secretion system protein TssL, short form has translation MSRPIAPTPVAAQVNVDPLLLDSYLLVIELRQGGSVQDGDALRDLCARQVVEVGAALKKAGVSQRNVDHISYAQCALLDETVLACGDEATRAQWAQEPLQARYFARHQAGKFLYEEMRDVLREPSPDLCVLTVYHRVLMLGFLGRYSETTDPERQQLVDALNERVPPLALDQALPTLIDARGRGPVPAWLRAPLLHLLVVGGLLAGLWWLLDSHLTALVASLLIERV, from the coding sequence ATGAGCCGGCCCATTGCACCTACGCCGGTGGCGGCCCAGGTAAATGTCGACCCGTTGCTGCTGGACAGCTATTTGCTGGTCATCGAACTGCGCCAGGGGGGCAGTGTCCAGGACGGCGATGCGTTGCGCGACCTGTGCGCCAGGCAGGTCGTGGAAGTGGGCGCTGCCCTTAAAAAGGCCGGCGTCAGCCAGCGCAACGTTGACCACATCAGTTATGCCCAATGTGCGTTGCTGGATGAAACGGTGCTGGCCTGCGGCGATGAGGCGACACGCGCGCAATGGGCGCAGGAGCCGCTTCAGGCACGGTATTTCGCGCGTCATCAGGCCGGCAAGTTTCTGTATGAGGAAATGCGCGACGTGTTGCGCGAGCCATCGCCGGATCTGTGTGTGCTCACGGTTTACCACCGCGTGCTGATGCTGGGTTTCCTGGGCCGCTATTCAGAAACCACTGACCCAGAACGGCAGCAACTGGTGGACGCGCTCAACGAACGGGTCCCGCCGTTGGCGCTGGATCAGGCATTGCCGACGCTGATCGACGCCCGAGGACGCGGGCCCGTTCCGGCCTGGCTGCGGGCGCCGTTGCTGCACCTGCTCGTGGTCGGCGGGTTGCTGGCCGGGTTGTGGTGGCTGCTGGATTCGCACCTGACGGCGCTGGTCGCCTCCCTCCTCATCGAGCGGGTGTGA